The genomic DNA gtgttgctgctgcagcttcaccttatgttgctgctgcagcttcacCTTGTGTTCCTGCAGCTTCACCTTATGTTGCTGTTGCAGCTTCACCTTGTGTTCCTGCAGCTTCACCTTATGTTCCTGCAGCTTCACCTTATGTTGCTGTTGCAGCTTCACCTTGTGCTCCTGCAGCTTCATCTTATGTTGCTGTTGCAGCTTCACCTTGTGCTCCTGCAGCTTCACCTTATGTTGCTGTTGCAGCTTCACCTTATGTTGCTGTTGCAGCTTCACCTTatgttgctgctgcagcttcaccttatgttcctgcagcttcaccttatgttcctgcagcttcaccttatgttcctgcagcttcaccttgtgttgctgctgcagcttcaccttatgttcctgcagcttcaccttatgttcctgcagcttcaccgtgtgttgctgctgcagcttcaccttatgttcctgcagcttcaccttatgttcctgcagcttcaccttatgttcctgcagcttcaccttatgttcctgcagcttcaccttatgttcctgcagcttcaccttatgttcctgcagcttcaccttatgttcctgcagcttcaccttatgttcctgcagcttcaccttgtgctcctgcagcttcaccttgtgctcctgcagcttcaccttgtgctcctgcagcttcaccttatgttcctgcagcttcaccttgtgttgctgctgcagcttcaccttatgttcctgcagcttcaccttatgttcctgcagcttcaccttgtgttgctgctgcagcttcaccttgtgttgctgctgcagcttcaccttgtgttgctgctgcagcttcaccttgtgttgctgctgcagcttcaccttgtgttgctgcagcttcaccttgtgttgctgcagcttcaccttgtgttgctgcagcttcaccttgtgttgctgcagcttcaccttgtgttgctgcagcttcaccttgtgttgctgcagcttcaccttgtgttgctgcagcttcaccttatgttcctgcagcttcaccttatgttcctgcagcttcaccttatgttcctgcagcttcaccttatgttcctgcagcttcaccttatgttcctgcagcttcaccttgtgttcctgcagcttcaccttgtgttgctgctgcagcttcaccttgtgttgctgctgcagcttcaccttgtgttgctgctgcagcttcaccttatgttcctgcagcttcaccttatgttcctgcagcttcaccttgtgttgctgctgcagcttcaccttatgttcctgcagcttcaccttatgttcctgcagcttcaccttatgttgctgctgcagcttcaccttgtgttgctgctgcagcttcaccttgtgttgctgctgcagcttcaccttgtgttgctgctgcagcttcaccttatgttcctgcagcttcaccttatgttcctgcagcttcaccttgtgttgctgctgcagcttcaccttgtgttgctgctgcagcttcaccttgtgttgctgctgcagcttcaccttgtgttgctgctgcagcttcacCTTATGTTCCTGCAGCTTCACCTTATGTTCCTGCAGCTTCACCTTATGTTTCTGCTGCAGCTTCACCTTATGTTCCTGCAGCTTCACCTTATGTTCCTGCAGCTTCACCTTATGTTCCTGCAGCTTCACCTTATGTTCCTGCAGCTTCACCTTATGTTCCTGCAGCTTCACcttgtgttgctgctgcagcttcaccttgtgttgctgctgcagcttcacCTTATGTTCCTGCAGCTTCAACTTATGTTCCTGCAGCTTCACcttgtgttgctgctgcagcttcaccttatgttcctgcagcttcaccttatgttcctgcagcttcaccttgtgttgctgctgcagcttcaccttgtgttgctgctgcagcttcacCTTATGTTCCTGCAGCTTCACCTTATGTTCCTGCAGCTTCACCTTATGTTCCTGCAGCTTCACCTTATGTTCCTGCAGCTTCACCTTATGTTCCTGCAGCTTCACCTTATGTTCCTGCAGCTTCACCTTATGTTCCTGCAGCTTCACCTTATGCTCCTGCAGCTTCACCTTATGTTCCTGCAGCTTCACCTTATGTTCCTGCAGCTTCACCTTATGTTTCTGCTGCAGCTTCACCTTATGTTCCTGCAGCTTCACCTTATGTTCCTGCAGCTTCACCTTATGCTCCTGCAGCTTCACCCAGTGTTGCACATATAAAAAGGCTTAATCAAAGATGTCTTCACACAACCAAACCAtctattcttgaggttatcttgagataatttcggggctttttagtgtccccgcggcccggtcctcgaccaggcctccacccccaggaagcagcccgtgacagctgactaacacccaggtacctattttactgctaggtaacaggggcatagggtgaaagaaactctgcccaatgtttctcgccggcgcctgggatcgaacccaggaccacaggatcacaagtccagcgtgctgtccgctcggccgaccgtctcAAAGACATCCTGGCCAGAAATACCGAAATAATCAGAGAACAAGGTGCTGGACATAGCTCAAGCACTTCCTTTCAAACACTCATGAAACTGCGAATATTCAGTTTACACCGAGGTACGCCCCCTACCATCTACGCTACCAAGAGTGAGTTACCAGTTTACAACATGAGTAACGCTGGCCCATACTGTCACAGTGGCGGTAagttcactcacagaatgagtttcGAGTTTCGTTAAAGTGTTTTTAAGATGGGGGCTtcacgatggggcggcatactctaacacTGGTCTCACGTAAGTGGTGAATATAactccactgcgggctcaccatagcccgtgctacttggaactttgttccaggtagcgaatctttaacaacatttaACAACAAGTGGTGAACAGCTATCAAAATGCCTCGTTATTTAGGGcctgaatgatgttctgacttttgctagtgtagagtTTGGTGTTGACGAGGCTGGTTATAGGagtctctggagttaggtttggtgtcatgtccactcccaggtctttaaccctggaaacacaaaccgaaactgtctctattttccgcttgttacaacttgtaataatgtTGTTACATCttcgcttaacgtgtttatgacgtattagaacgttgttacaacttgctatattggttgttataattggttaggtgttaaaacttgttcgaacgttgtaccaacgtcgtagtttcggtgtgtgtttggcgggaatttTCTCTAGTTGTAGCAGGGAGGAAAGTTTCCTTTTATCGTgtattgtccctttggtctcttgTCAAATGCTTTCATTTCCATCACCTTTCATATGTTGGTGTTAAAATCTAGTACTCATTTCTCGGACCAAGTGTACAGGTAGTTTAAGTCATTTTagagaatcttacaatcctcatctgtctcaatttttctcattagttttgcaacGTCTGAAGACATTGGCATAAAAAACTCAACTCCTACAAACAGGTCATTTACATAAATAAGAAATTGtatgggtcccagcaccgatccttgaggtactc from Procambarus clarkii isolate CNS0578487 chromosome 32, FALCON_Pclarkii_2.0, whole genome shotgun sequence includes the following:
- the LOC123748388 gene encoding golgin subfamily A member 6-like protein 25, producing MPDEPIRVRNKVRTIRQDRAGLVDAVFLDSKKPLDTVSRKRLLLTVRKLQEHKVKLQEHKVKLQEHKVKLQQKHKVKLQEHKVKLQEHKVKLQEHKVKLQEHKVKLQEHKVKLQEHKVKLQEHKVKLQEHKVKLQEHKVKLQEHKVKLQQQHKVKLQQQHKVKLQEHKVKLQEHKVKLQQQHKVKLQEHKLKLQEHKVKLQQQHKVKLQQQHKVKLQEHKVKLQEHKVKLQEHKVKLQEHKVKLQEHKVKLQQKHKVKLQEHKVKLQEHKVKLQQQHKVKLQQQHKVKLQQQHKEHKVKLQEHKVKLQEHKVKLQQQHKVKLQQQHKVKLQQQHKVKLQEHKVKLQQQHKMKLQEHKVKLQQQHKVKLQEHKVKLQEHKVKLQQQHKVKLQEHKVKLQQQHKVKLQQQHWLKLQQQHWLKLQQQHWLKLQQQHKVKLQQQHKVKLQQQHKETVSASQRDQETVSASQRDQETVSASQRDQETVSASQRDQETVSASQRDQETVSASQRDQETVSASQRDQETVSASQRDQETVSASQRDQETVSASQRDQETVSASQRDQETVSASQRDQETVSASQRDQETVSASQRDQETVSASQRDQETVSASQRDQETVSASQRDQETVSASQRDQETGSAGPGDWLSGTRRLSQLVSGTRRLSQLVSGNTVKRKYNSRQDKLPRVEIRCRATKERGGGGGGGSRKRKKQEEEVGDKREVQEEA